Within the Setaria viridis chromosome 3, Setaria_viridis_v4.0, whole genome shotgun sequence genome, the region CACCAAAAAAAGAAGTGACAACTTGGAGCAGTACATTAGGAACCTATCTGAGAGTGTGGCCAAGCGGAGCCTGCTACGTCAGCCGAGTGCCCATGAACAACTAAATCGTTGTCTTGAGATCCTAAAAGAAGATGGTATAGAGCAGGGGTCGGAGCTTCACAACCAGGCCATGTTTTCTTGTGGGCAGAGTTCGGAGTGTCGGACCACGTTCATAGGGTTAGACACAAAAGATGCCCAATTGAGTTGGATCAATTTCTACTGGAACATGATGCACAAGAAGTGATGGTGGCCTGGTTCTTTCTTAGCTTAGTTGCACCTGTGTTGTGTTGAATATTGAATTTAGCTTCTGTAATTTGTAGAAGAGGATGAACCTTTGTATGTGCGCTGAGTTGAACTTTTTTAAGTTAATAAAGTTCAACTCTTTCTCTGGTATGTTAGTGTTTGTTCCTGTTCAGGTGTATGTCACTGTTGACCAATTCTATTAGTTAGCTGTATCTGTTCATTTGCACGTATAAGTTATGTTGCTAAGTTACTTTGAAGTTAAATttcgttcatttttttttcaaactagTTGTACATCCTCTCAGTGTACAGAACTTTTTCTGTTGTTCACCTTGTCTTATAAGCTGTGTTTTCATTTTTGATAGGTATTTCAAGTATGAGTGCTCCAGAGGAACATAACAGTGACAGCGACAGTAGCTCCGTGTTTGATATGAGATGTTtaggaggagctgcagccgcaTATGCGGAGCTTCGCAGCATAAATCGTGCTAGACGGAACCCACATGTTGCCTTGCCAGTTGAGCTGCCACGCCTGACGGGTCGGCAGTGGGTGGAGTTGAACCTCCGGGACAGGAGGCGGTGCTACGACAATTTTCGTATGTATCCCGACACGTTCCTTCAGTTGCACGACATTTTGGTTAGCAACCATGGGTTGAAAACGTCGCAAGGGGTAGAATCCGTTGAGGCGTTAGCTATGTTTGTCTGGGCATGTGCGACACAGCAGGCGTGCCGGCAGATTAGAGAAAGGTTTGACCGGAGCCTGGACACAGTGagtaggaagatggcgcatgtggcGAATGTCATGTATTCGTTTGCGCAGCAAGTCATCGCTCCGAAGGATAGAGCGTACTCTACGGTCAATCACAAGTTGACCCAATatgcaccgttctttgatgGCTGCATAGGTGCTCTAGACGGTACGCACATTCCAGTAATTGTCGGCCGTGAGTCCCGTTTGGATTTCCTAAACAGAAAAGGATTCACAAGCTTCAACGTGTTAGCCATATGCGATATGGACATGCGATTCACGTACGTAGGAGCTGGGATGGCAGGGTCGTGTCACGACATGGCGGTTTTGCGTGACTGTATGTCGGCAAGGACGTACCCACATCCACCAGCAGGTATGTGACTTATAAGAGTGGCACATGTACATTAATCAAGAAAATGTGGTGCACTAATGTTGATTGTTTGTGATTACCTGCAGGCCGCTATTATTTGGTCGACTCGGGGTACGCCGTTCGCGCAGGGTATCTGGGCCCGTATAGAAATACCAGGTATCACCTCgaggagtttagcagaaggGCGGCCGACACATTGGAGGAGAAATTTAATTTTCACCATTCCAGTCTTCGGAATGTGGTGGAACGCGCCTTCGGTGTCCTGAAATCGAGGTGGCACATTCTGCGGGAAGTGCCACTATATTCAAGAGAACGGCAGACCAAGATTGTTATTGCTTGCTTTGCCCTGCATAATTATTTGTTGGACCTTGGCAATGACAGTTCTGCAGGATCGTCCAGGGTGCGAGAACCGGACTATGCGGTGTCCGAATGGGTGGCAGCTAATGCTACACCTGATATGGGCAGTGTCCGAGATTGGATAGCGGCGGGAATCTCGTTGATGTAGACGCGGGATGTATGTGTGTACGTtcatgttgtaatttgtatgtaCGAAATTGTAATATGTTGTGTGTACGTTCGTAAGCTCGAGTGTGTTATATATGTGTGTCGGCCACCATTTAGATGCTGTGGTTGCATTTGCCgctacaaattttattttcgAACGTAGCAGCGTATCAGTACGAAAACCACTTTGGAAATTGGTAAGGATAAGTTGTTACCGCTCCCTCGCTCGTTTCGGTAAAGGAACAATTTAATTTATGTTTTATTAACAACCGTATATTTTACAAGTATGAACAATTCTATTATTATTTGTAGTCCCACACCttttaattgtttcattttgTAAAAAAGAGTACGCAAATTACGTTTGCTTAATGGGTTTCATGCATAAATTTCATTTCCAACCGGACTAAATTTAACCTTGCAACATATGTGGCCCAAACGGCCCGTTAGCACGCACACCCGGCGGGCCAAACGGCCGTCACCAGGcttagcggcggcagcagcagcagctgcagcgctACAGCAACGGCTGCGGCagccagcagccgcagcagcggcTTCAAGCGGTGCCGAACGAGCTGAAGCTATCCAACAGTCTCTCTATTGGCACAATGAACAAGTAAGGTGGGGTCCACACgtcagaatattttattctctCCCTTCTTCCGGTTCCATCGATCCCTCTGTTCCTCCACCCGACGCCCGCGGCTGGggcgcgcgccgcccccgcccccccccccccccccccccccaccaccaccacttgcCCGACGCCGTCCTTCACCACCCCATCCGCGCTGCCCAGTCCGCCACCACCCGCCTCGTCTTCACCCGCGGCGGCAGCCATGCTCTGCCCCGCTCGcggccggcagcagcggcgacCAAGTGGTGGAGCTTACATATGCTTCCTCGCCCGCCACCCCGTCGCGCCGGTGGCTGAGCTCCGCTCTCGCGTGCGGCTCAAGGAAGCGGGGGTCCGCGGCGTAGCTGGGGTCCGCTCCCTTCCTCGGTGATGGGTGAGCAGGCGGTGCCGAGGCTCAGTCCGCCCGGTCTGCTCGcaactgcggcggcggcggtcgcgctTTGCTCTGCCTCGCCatgtccgcggcggcggccagaactccacctcgcccggtggcggtggcgccgccgaggCCCGAGGCCGCCCACGTTGGATCCTGCGAGGCCGGGCTCCGTCTCGCTCCCGCGACTCGCGAGGCACGGGAAAACTCGGGCCCACTGGCGTGGATTTGCGTGCTATCGAGAGTCGCTGCATCTGGCGtcatttttcctttctcttctcttctctctccgaCATGGCTTGCTATCGACATTTCTTAACGCCCGTTGCGGGTGCCCTGACGAGTCGCGACGCCTGCTTCTGATTTGGCATAGGAGGTCGCTGCAGCGAcggtttttattttttgttgttgttgaaagcGCGCGGCAGTTGACGACGCATGGATCTGTATTCTGTAGACTGCATGTGCCCGATGCTGCATCGGACAGCAACCGTGGGGTGTGACTTCTCGCTTTCGAAAATCTTTGTTTTCCTCAGCTCTGACTTTCGACAAGCGCGCGCGATGAATTTTGCATGAACTGTACAGATAAGCCGGAACAGTTGTTGGAGCAACGTAACGGCTTTGCCGATGAAAACGTCCCACACGCGCGCGTGCGGCGCATCTGGGCGATTAGTGTCCGTGTTGCGGCTGTCTACGTACAGCGACCCGATCCTCGATCGTGCCGGATACATACATATCGTTCTGCGACTAATAATCATCCTGGAGGATCAGCTGTATCCGGCCCAACCGGCGACCGCTGACCCCCGTCGATCGATCCGTCCCTTTCGATCCGTTGCTGCTCGGTTCACTCAAACACTCCATTAGCTAGCACTGCTACTAGTTGCCAAGTTGAGTAGTAGCCTCGAGCGAAAGTCTCAGATAAAGCTCCGTCGTGCATGCCGTGCGTTACCCAGAAACTCCACCGATGATTACCTGGTCAAAAAGAGCAAAGGATCTCCCATCTCATAGTATCTCGCGAGGACGTGACCGCCGTGGAGTAGGCAGTAGCAAGTTCATAACCATGTCCCCACTGGTTGCAGTAGCGCAGTCGTGCCGCGCCCCAAGGTCCGAGGTTGATTGTTGGATGGCAAGGTCCTGATCGAACACAGAAACGTTTCAGACATATGCATGGGCATGGTCCTCTCATGAAGCGCGCGTGTGCTGAATTTTCTGCGCTCTCGTGTTCCTTGCTGCGTGCGCTGACATGCGAGCTCGGTCCATCGATCGCGCGCGCACGCGAAGTGGACTATCGCGGGGATCGTTTTTATTTTCCACGCTTGCGTGCGTCGCTATAGCTACCTCCGATCCGCAGGAGAGCTACTGCCGCAAGTGGCCGGTCGAGAGCAAGTAGCAGCACCCGCGCTTGGTGCTTTGATGCTACGAGTCGGTCGACGACTACGAGCGGTGGTCGGCACCAAACGCCTTTTCGTTGTGCGGGTCGGCAACTGGCACATAATCGTCATCCGGTCGCGTTGACCATATGTCCTGCGCGTGCTGCGATCGGGAACGATCCACCCCTGACGTGACGGAGGAGTAATAAACAACAGATGGGATGGGGTGGGATCGCTCGCGTTTCGTGTTGCCTGCGGCCTGCCTGATGCCGGAGTCAAGCAAAACGTGTTTGGCGTGGCGCGATAGAGAGACAGTAAGATGCGGGTCGGGCGGCTGATCGTACTCGTACGACGTGCAGGCTGCTGCAACGCAAAGCGCCCGCAGGTTGGTCGCGGAGATGCGCCAAGATTCGGTCCACCGTGACGTACGTCCGACGTGGCGTCACGGCGTCGTGACTCGAGACACGCGGGGCCGTACGTTGGGTTAGTTTAAACCGTGCGTGAAGCTACTTAACCACCTCTGTGGTATACTACTTTAGTGTATTTATCACGAATCGTCGCGCACACAAACATTACTGAAGCTTTTTATATTAGTTCTTGGAGAGAATATAGTGGAGTGCTTTTGGTTGTACGACCGTGACGGGTCTAGTTGGATCCGACCGGACCCCATAGGCCCTGCCGCCCAATCCAACAGAACACAGCAGAcagagtagtagtagtagttccCAACAAAAAAAGAGTCGGACGTTTGGCATGTTGCTGGTAGTTTTGACCGGGGGCGTTCTTTAGTCCGTTTCCGAGCCCACCTATGGTACCAAACCCGACCTAAACTCCCGACCGGACGTACGCACGTCACCTAATCAAGAGCCCTAAACTATCCCCTCCCCTACCTTCTAGAGCGCGCACACGTATCATCATCATTCATGCACCCGCCGCAACCGCACCACGTAAACTAGCTTTAGCCTTAAGATAAGAAGGTCGCTGCTGCATAATTAGCTCTGAGTCTGAAAAACGCAGCATTGGTCCCGAGACTCAGTACTGGTTACTGGTTACATTTTGCGCTGGTACTATATGAGCATTAGTATTGGGTCTAACCGCTACTCCCCAAGGAGCCCCCGtgagggcctttagtatcgGATGGAGAtttcactcggtactaaaggttgccaaTTAGTATCCGTTGAAGTATCCAATCGGTACTAATGTACCTGAgggccttttagtaccgggtggaggcttcacccggtactaaatggcaacCTCCCATCACGCGTCATCCCCCCTTCACTCTCTCACCCCACGCTCACCCCCTCCCCACACTAATTCGCTCGTCCCCTCATCCTCTCACCCACGCCTCTCTCTTCTCCCCGCCAAATCCCATCTATCTCTCCCCCGCTGAATCCcatcgccgcccctctcctccccctccgctcgcccctcacctcttacatgtggcgAGGAGCAGCGGTAGAGCAAGGAGCAGCGGAGGCAAAAAGGGAGGGCACAACATGGCAGAGCAAGAAGCGATGGCGGGGCAAGGAGCGACGGAGCTCTGACGGGAGGGCGCGACGGTGGAGCGTCGGTAGGGTGTGGTGGAGCTGCGCCTGGATCTTGGAGCTGCAGCGGGGCGTGGATCTAGGAGTAGCGGCCACCTCTCCCTTAGATCCAGCGGCGGAGGCAACTGGTAGGCtgaggagtggcggcggcgatggctaAGCAGCGTAAGTACGctgcctccctcccttcctctcctctctctctctctctctctcttcggtGCGGGGCTCCGGCGAATGGTGGCGAGGTGCGGCCGAGGTTTCGGTCAgtggatttttttaaaatatacaaCCGCATTAAAAGGGGTGCTTTTAGTACTGGTCCATTTAGTACCGAAATAGCAATACCGAACCGgtacttaaaaaaaaagtttaagcCCGGTGCTGAAAGCGCATTCCCAACGATGGTACCCTCTACCAATCTCTCGTGCATTGCACTGTCGATGCTAACCATCCGACCAAGGTGACTTTGGCACTTTGCCCGTGACCAACCAAACAGGAAAACCTCACGATGATGATCAACTGCGAGCAGTGCTGTATGGTCGAGTTGGACCGGAGCTAGAACTGACGGAACCTTTCGCATTAATGGCGTGTTGATTGCACGGCTCCACGGGAGAACTCACGCCTCATCGGCCCTCGCCGAATGTAGGCAGGGAGGTAGGAGTACTGCGCTACCAGCGTTCATCGATCTGGGAAGGGGTCCATTCACGGTTCAGTGGTTCACTCACTCGCAGCGGTCTGCCCCCGCTCCATGTCATAAACAGGCACGgtcccgcccgcccggccgatCCAACCGTCACCGCTCCTCGGCAGCGACGTCCGAGGCATTGAAAACGCGCGACGACGGGGCGGGGGCGCCCGGAGCCGTAACGCAATCACCGAGCCACCAAACCGGCGAGCGGGCAGTACAACTACAATACACAAGTGGGAGCTAGCAGAGAGCGGCGCGGGCGCACGACACGCGCGGGCTCCACCGCCGCAACCACCACCCAACCCCTAACCCAACTCCCAACCCCGCCCGGGCCCGTCCGTCAAACTCGCCCGGACCAGGAGGAAACGCCGCGCCCGGTCAATggagagaggaaaaaggagcgcagcagcagcacgacCAGCGCCCGGTCACGCCTCGCTACTCGCTAGCTACCAGCCTACCACCAGGCACGCGCCATATATACGCCCCCCCCCGCGGCGCCGCGCCCCGGCAACAGGAGAGAACTCTGCCGCGCTAGCTGCTCGCTCGCTCCACCCGATCGAGCGAGCACTCGTCACCCGTCAATCCCGACACGCGACGCGGCGAAGCCATGGGGAGGTCGCCGTGCTGCGAGAAGGCGCACACGAACAAGGGCGCGTGGaccaaggaggaggacgagcgGCTGGTGGCGTACATCCGGGCACACGGGGAAGGGTGCTGGCGCTCGCTGCCCAAGGCCGCGGGGCTGCTGCGCTGCGGCAAGAGCTGCAGGCTGCGCTGGATGAACTACCTCCGGCCGGACCTCAAGCGCGGCAACTTcaccgacgaggaggacgagctcATCATCCGACTGCACGCACTCCTCGGCAACAAGTAAGACTAATTCATTCATTCGTGATGATCGTCTTCCCTTCCTTGGATACGCTCTCGTCGATTGCCATGCCGGCCTTCGATTTGGTTCGTTCGTTCTTCGCTGACATGCCGGCCTTCGCAGGTGGTCTCTGATCGCCGGGCAGCTGCCGGGCCGCACcgacaacgagatcaagaactactggaacacGCACATCAAGCGCAAGCTCCTCGCCCGCGGCATCGACCCGCAGACGCACCGCCCGCtcggagccggcggcgccggcgccgacgccgcggcggctaCCGGCATCGCGGCGcaccgggcggcggcgctgctgcaccccgcagccgccgccccgGCTTCTCCCGTCGCGCTCGCCGTGATCaaaccggcgccggcggagtcGTCGGACGACGgcgggcgcagcagcagcagtagcggTGGCGCGAGCACGGGGGAGCCACGGTGCCCCGACCTGAACCTCGACCTGTCCGTCGGCCTGCCGGCGGCCGACACGCCCACCTCGCAGCCGCAGCCGGTGGTGTGCCTCTGCTACCGCCTGGGTCtccgcgccggcgaggcctgCGGCTGCCAGGCTGACAAGCCGGGCCCGCAGGGGTTCAGATATTTCAGGCCGTTGGAGCAGGGCCAGTACATATGAATCACCCAGAGAGAGGACTGATGGAGGAGTCGCTGTGTTTAGATAGCTTCATCGCGGCAATTTGTAAGACAGGCAGTTTTCTGAGTAACGGACAGCACTGTTCAAGGGAGGGAAATGAAAAAGGAGGTTAAAACAACGCTGATCGTCTCGTACTATGTGTCTCTCTGTTCAAAATTCGCAGTTCCTCCCTTTCCTTTTGATTCTTTCAAAATACTAGTAGCACCTCGAGTTGACGAGTAGAATTGGGAAAGGAAAtactagcactgtagcacatcATTTTCACGCTGTTGACGAGTAGAATTGGACTCCTTGATTGGGCGGCAGAATTTATCGAGGCACATTATAAATGTTCGCAGGTGGTACAACGAAAGGGTGGCCAGATCGGCAGCTTGATAACTGGTTGTCAAGCTCGCCAAATATTCAAAGCGCGACGACCGGAAGTGAAGGAAGGAAGGAACCCGCGTCTCCGTGTAGCGTGGCGACGCATAACACCAAGCAGAAGCACTCTGTGTGTCTGTGTGTTTAGTTCTGGTAGGTAGCCGAATCTTTTACATGATACCGGTGAAAAGGACCCGACAACCCGAAAGCGGCGAAAAGAGGGCGGGCGTCATGTGCCTGCCCAGGAACCCAGTGGTAGTTGGTGGATTtggttttatttcaaaaaaaaagttggtggaTTTGGTGCTGTCCCGCAGCCTGCACTGCAAACCCGCTCGCCACTTCTGCCCTCGGGGCTCTGCTGCTCTTTGCATCTCCTTGAATATTCAGAGCAGTTTCAGAGGCCTTTGCTTGAATATGCTTTCGTTTTCCTCCCGATGCGTGAATCGTGATGAATATGCAGCGCGCTCCTTTTCCGGCTGGATGACGAGGCGTACTTGACACATGACACCTATCATCGCCTGAACAACGAAGGGTGGCGTGGCATCTAGTGATCAAGTCGAACACACTCCCCTCTTTCTCCGGACAGAGTTCAGACAGAGGCGGGGTTTAAGTCGAACCCGCTTCTAGATTGCCAAGTGCTGAAGCGGCGAACCAAAATATCCCGGTGATTTGTCACCATTCACCAATCAACGTTGCTATCCAGCCTCGATGCAAATGCGGCGACCTACGAAAGGTGTCCATTGGCCAAGTGAAGCTTCTGTGGGATCCTTGTCGTTGCAGGATTAGgatttccccccccccccccccaacgaGCTAGCGAAGTCGCGTCGCTTTCTCTTCTttcccttttctccttttttcgcGAATTGAGGGGGCTTTTAGTTCAACTTGGGACAGATCTTATCTTGGCCAACAGAGACTGTTGCAGGAAGGCGTAGTGTTCACTGTTCATGGCTCCCTTTCGAGCCAGCCACTTGACACTTGGTCCAAACGAAGCGGCAGGTCCAGAGATACCTAACACCAATAATATGTCCCGTATTCAGTGCAGTGCAATGCAAATTGCACATCGATCGACGCCTCTTGACATCACGGAGCGTCGAATGTTGTTCAGAGTGAGAACTGGGCTGGACGAAGTAGGGTACATAACCCTTTCCAATCATGGAACCCCTTTCCAATGATAGAGGGCATTAGCCTTCTGCTGAAAAATTGTTTTGTGCAGGACAGCAGGAGATGGAAAGATTTGACTGTTCACAGAAATCCCATGCGGTCAAACATCGATATCCTGAGCCTCCTAGTCTTGGGTAGGCTAGCTTCAAGTCTCGACAGTAGATGAAACTGTGAAAAAGAAAACCCGCCGTCGCCTCATATCTGCCATTCTTCGAAATGGTAATAACTTTGCTACCATATATCCATGCATGATTTTAAGGTAGCGTTCAACCGCAATCGTTCGTAGTCAACCACGATGAAATTTTTCTTCGGACTTCGGGTTTGTGTACCTCGTACGTTACGTAGCATTGAGCCAACACAAACCTGCGCTAAGAATTGATAGGCGGCGCTAGCTACAAACAGAACCAGTATCTGCACCTGCAAGTTGGCTGCTTACCATATCACGGTGCAAGAGGATGAGAGGAGTAGAGGACTAGGGGTTGGCTGTGCCCAAATTTGCTTCCTGCATGCACGAGAGCACGAGCTGTTCCTCCGGAAATTCGGTCACATGAATCTCATTCCCTGGAATGTAGCTGGTGACGTTGATTATGAGCCTGAAACCTGCCCTACCTGCAAGAAAAGACATCTCAGCTCCTAACACCTAGTAGTACTAATTTCTTTTCACGTGTCTACGGAAACTGACCATATTCATGCAAGTTAATAAGCGCAGTCCCCTTCTGAGCATGGACACTTCAGTGTCAGCATGCAACACATCGATTATTAATTCGCGACTAGTTCGGTACGGGATTGAAAGATTCAGATGATTGTTGAGCTCACACCGATTAGGACTAGTTTCTACTAACAGCGCGTTGTTAGTTAGCTTCCCAACCAACCAATTAACTGATCGGTTGATATAGCTGATGTCGTAGCTTTAGCTAGCTAGCAACGGGCTCGACGGGCGCAATAACTTAGCTACGGATGGAAAGGAATCCGGCGGACGGGACGGCATGGAATGGGGAGGAGGTGGTAGCTGGAGGTTGGTGGACGGACGCCATCACCTGGCTCAGCGCCAACTCACCTAATCAGATGGTCCATGCCGCTGGTTTGCTTCGGAAACGTGATTGTCGTGCAGTGTCATTAGCAGCGGTTCGACGACCTCCCTGAAGATTCCTCCGATCAAGTGCAGAAGCAAAGCAGTGCATGCATGTACATCTTTTTTAAAATACTTCCGGAGCATTAGCTGTGCAACGGTGCAAGCAATATCTGAATGATTTTAGGGTTTGGCCTTAA harbors:
- the LOC117847486 gene encoding myb-related protein 308, which codes for MGRSPCCEKAHTNKGAWTKEEDERLVAYIRAHGEGCWRSLPKAAGLLRCGKSCRLRWMNYLRPDLKRGNFTDEEDELIIRLHALLGNKWSLIAGQLPGRTDNEIKNYWNTHIKRKLLARGIDPQTHRPLGAGGAGADAAAATGIAAHRAAALLHPAAAAPASPVALAVIKPAPAESSDDGGRSSSSSGGASTGEPRCPDLNLDLSVGLPAADTPTSQPQPVVCLCYRLGLRAGEACGCQADKPGPQGFRYFRPLEQGQYI